From the Dama dama isolate Ldn47 chromosome 24, ASM3311817v1, whole genome shotgun sequence genome, one window contains:
- the LOC133046208 gene encoding olfactory receptor 9G4-like yields MEIGNRTILTEFILLGLSTDPQWQLILFGVFLTVYLVTLSGNMTLVILIRIDSHLHTPMYFFIGSLSFLDFWYTSVYTPRILATCISEDKRFSLAECGAQLFFSCVVAYTECFLLAVMAYDRHMAICNPLLYSSSMSHSLCTRLVAGFYIGGFLNAIAHTANTFRLSFCGKNIIDHFFCDAPPLVKMSCTDTKVYEKVVLGLVGFTVLSSILVIIISYFNILLAILRIRTASGGRKAFSTCASHLISVMLFYGSLLFMYSRPSSTYSLKRDKMAALFYTVINPLLNPLIYSLRNKDVKEAFWKATKTIRPHR; encoded by the coding sequence ATGGAAATTGGAAATCGCACCATCCTGACTGAATTCATCTTACTGGGTCTCTCAACAGACCCCCAGTGGCAACTAATACTATTTGGAGTATTTCTGACTGTCTATTTGGTTACCTTGTCAGGGAACATGACCCTGGTTATCTTAATTCGCATTGATTCCCATCTGCACACACCTATGTATTTTTTCATTGGCAGTCTCTCTTTCTTGGATTTCTGGTACACCTCTGTGTACACTCCCAGAATCCTGGCTACTTGTATCTCAGAAGATAAGCGCTTTTCCTTAGCTGAATGTGGCGCCCAGCTATTCTTTTCTTGCGTCGTAGCCTACACTGAGTGCTTTCTCCTAGCAGTCATGGCATATGACCGCCACATGGCAATTTGTAACCCGCTGCTCTACTCAAGTTCTATGTCTCATTCTCTCTGTACCAGACTTGTTGCTGGCTTCTATATAGGAGGGTTCTTGAATGCCATAGCCCATACTGCCAACACTTTTCGCCTGAGTTTCTGTGGCAAAAATATCATTGACCACTTCTTCTGTGATGCACCACCACTAGTGAAGATGTCATGTACAGACACCAAGGTCTATGAGAAGGTCGTCTTGGGTCTCGTGGGTTTCACGGTCCTCTCAAGCATTCTCGTCATCATAATTTCCTATTTCAACATCCTTCTGGCTATTCTGAGGATCCGCACAGCTTCAGGAGGGCGcaaggccttctccacctgtgctTCACACCTCATCTCAGTCATGCTCTTCTATGGATCCTTGCTCTTCATGTACTCAAGGCCAAGTTCCACGTACTCCCTGAAGAGAGACAAAATGGCTGCCCTGTTCTACACTGTGATCAACCCGCTGCTCAACCCTCTTATCTATAGCTTGAGAAACAAAGATGTCAAAGAGGCCTTCTGGAAAGCAACAAAGACCATAAGACCTCATAGATGA